The Thermodesulfobacteriota bacterium nucleotide sequence TTTCCCATGATCCGGGCCATGAAGTTCTCGGGGACGTACCCGTGGATTCCCGCCCCGACGGCGATCCCCGCGAGGACCCAGGGCCACACCTTCCCGACGATGTCCCGGACGGCCTCCATGCCGCAATGGACCCGCTCCCGCCAGGAGAGCTCGGGGTCCGATTCCCCATCCGTCGCCCCCACGGCCCCGCCGAGGCTCTCGTACACCCAATCCTCCAGGTGCCGTTCCATCCGCAGGCGGCCGATGACCCACCCCGCGGTCATGGCGATCGCGAGCCCCGTGCCCGCGTAGACGGCGGCGACCTTCCAGCCGAACAGGCCGTACAGCAGGACCAGGGCGATCTCGTTCACCATCGGAGCCGAGACGAGGAAGGAGAAAGTCACCCCCAGAGGTACACCGGCGGTCACGAATCCGAGGAACAGCGGGATCGCGGAGCAGGTGCAGAACGGGGTGACGACCCCCAGAAGCGCGGCCGTCGCGTTGCCCGTGGCCTCGCGTTTACCGGCGAGGATGCGCCTCGTCCTCCCGGGCGTGAAGAACGACCGGACGATCCCCACCGCGAAGACGACCAGCGCGAGGAGCATCAGCACCTTCGGCGCGTCGTAGACGAAGAACTCGACGGCGGCCGACAGGCGGGTCCCCTCCGCGAGGGGGAGCAGGGAATAAGTGAACCATTTCGAGAAAGGAGCGAGCGATCTGTAGACGAGCCACCAGACAGCGAGCGCCATCGCGCCGACGCCCAGATACGCCGCGGCCGGGTACGCCCCGGCCTCCGCCGCGCGGGCCCGATTCTCTCCGCCCGCCGGGTCCGTGCCGCAGCAGCCGTTCATCCCTTGCCCTCCTCATATTTACAATTGACGATATGACATATTAACACCCGCGTGCGGCTTCCGCAATTCCGGATATCGGACCGCCTTTTTTCTCCCGGGATCTTCTCCGCCGGGCAGGCACCGATATTCCATGCCGCGTCATCTTAAACGGGAAGCGCCCGGAGCGGTCCGCCGCGACGGAAAGAAAGGAGACCGCATGCCATGACGGGATTTGCGAGGTCGATGCTGCCTGCACTGCTGTTTCTTCTTGTGACGCCGGTTTCCACGGTTTCGGCCGCGGGGGAGGAAGCGGCCCGCGTCGAAGCCGCCGCGGAGGTGCTGGAGAAGATCCAATCGATTCCCGAGAGCGCGGTGCCGCCGGCGCTCCTCGCGGACGCGCACGGGATCGCGATCATCCCCGGAGTCATCAAGGTGGGACTCGTGGTGGGAGGCCAGTATGGCCGCGGGGTGCTGTCCATACGGAAAGACGGCGGGCGGTGGAGCAATCCCGTGTTCGTGAACCTCGCGAGCGGCAGCATCGGGTGGCAGATCGGCGCCGAGTCCGCGGACTTCGTGCTCGTCTTCAAGACCGCGCGCAGCGTGGAGGGGATCTTGAGGGGGAAATACACCCTTGGGGCGGACGCCTCCGTGGCGGCCGGCCCGGTCGGCCGCTCGGCGAAGGCGGCGACGGACATCGAGATGAAGGCGGAGATATTCGCCTATTCGAGGAGCCGCGGTCTCTTCGCCGGCGTGTCGCTGGCGGGGTCCTCGATGCAGGTCGACCGCGAAAGCAACGAGGCGTTCTACGGCGGAGGCGGCGCGCGTCCCGCGGATATCGTGGAAGGCGGCGGGGTGAAGGCGCCGGCCGTTGCGGAGAAGCTGAGGACGGCGCTGGAAACCCGAATTCGATGATTCCCGCGTCGTTGCGCGGAAGGGGGCCGGGGAAGTAGACTTGTGAAAATGTGCCACAGGGATGGAAATTTGCGCGGGCTCGACGGATTCGCGCTCTGCTTCGCGCTGTGCATCGCGATCTTCGCGGCGTCCTGCGGGCAGGACGGCAGATCGGCGCCCCGGACGGAGAACGGGGGGAAGGGGCCGGCGCCCCGCGCCGTCAAAGTCGCGGCCGTCGAGGAGAGCAGGCTTCCCCGAACGATCGCCGTCACCGGAACCCTCGCCGCCGACCTGGAGGTCGTCGCGGGGTTCAAGGTCGCCGGGCGGGTGGTCGAGATCCCCGTGGACCTCGGCACCCTCGTGCGCAAGGGACAGGTGCTGGCGCGGCTCGATCCGACGGATTTCCGGCTGCGCGCGGAACAGGCGGAGGCCTCGCTGCGCCAGGTGCGCGCCGGGCTCGGGCTGGAACCCGGCGGCACGGACGACCGGGCGGATCCCGAAAAGACCGCCCTGGTCCGGGAGGCGGCGGCGGTGCTCGCGGAGGCGCGTCAGAACCGGAACCGCACGGAGCAGCTCTGGCAGAAGGAGTACATCGCTCGGGCCGAGTACGACGCGTCGCTGGCGAGGCTCCTGGTCGCGGAGGGAAGGTACCAGGCCGCGGTCGAGGAGATCCGGAACCGCATGGAGCTGCTCGCGGAACGCCGGTCGGGGCTCGAGCTGGCGAAGCAGCAGCTTTCGGACACCGTCCTTACGTCGCCCATCGACGGGGCGGTCCGGGAGCGGAGAGCGTCGATCGGCGAGTTCCTGGCGGCGGGCGCGCCGGTGGTCGGCCTCGTGAAGCTGCACCCGCTGCGGCTGCGGGTGGCGGTGCCGGAGCGCGACGCGCCCGCCGTGCGCGAAGGGCAGCGGGTGAAGGTCCGGCTCGAGGGGGACACCGCGGAGCATGAAGGGCGGGTCGTCCGCATGAGCCCGGCCATCCAGGAGGAGAACCGCACGCTGGCCGTCGAGGCCGAGGTGGCCAACCCCGGCGGCCGCCTCCGCCCCGGGGCCTTCGCGCGGGCAGAGATCGTGGTCCAGGCCGACCTCCCCGCCGTCCTGGCGCCGGCCTCCGCGGTCGTGACCTTCGCGGGGCTCGAGAAGGCGTTCGGGGTGAAGGACGGCCGCGCCGTCGAGCGGAAGATCCGGACCGGCCGCCGTTCGGGCGCCCGCGTCGAGATCCTCGAGGGGCTCGCCGTCGGCGAGGAGGTCGTCCTCGATCCCGGCAATCTAGTCGGCGGAGCGCCTGTCACCGTGACGCGGTAGCCTTCCGTGCAGAAGAT carries:
- a CDS encoding efflux RND transporter periplasmic adaptor subunit, producing MRGLDGFALCFALCIAIFAASCGQDGRSAPRTENGGKGPAPRAVKVAAVEESRLPRTIAVTGTLAADLEVVAGFKVAGRVVEIPVDLGTLVRKGQVLARLDPTDFRLRAEQAEASLRQVRAGLGLEPGGTDDRADPEKTALVREAAAVLAEARQNRNRTEQLWQKEYIARAEYDASLARLLVAEGRYQAAVEEIRNRMELLAERRSGLELAKQQLSDTVLTSPIDGAVRERRASIGEFLAAGAPVVGLVKLHPLRLRVAVPERDAPAVREGQRVKVRLEGDTAEHEGRVVRMSPAIQEENRTLAVEAEVANPGGRLRPGAFARAEIVVQADLPAVLAPASAVVTFAGLEKAFGVKDGRAVERKIRTGRRSGARVEILEGLAVGEEVVLDPGNLVGGAPVTVTR
- a CDS encoding lipid-binding SYLF domain-containing protein, producing the protein MTGFARSMLPALLFLLVTPVSTVSAAGEEAARVEAAAEVLEKIQSIPESAVPPALLADAHGIAIIPGVIKVGLVVGGQYGRGVLSIRKDGGRWSNPVFVNLASGSIGWQIGAESADFVLVFKTARSVEGILRGKYTLGADASVAAGPVGRSAKAATDIEMKAEIFAYSRSRGLFAGVSLAGSSMQVDRESNEAFYGGGGARPADIVEGGGVKAPAVAEKLRTALETRIR
- a CDS encoding permease is translated as MALAVWWLVYRSLAPFSKWFTYSLLPLAEGTRLSAAVEFFVYDAPKVLMLLALVVFAVGIVRSFFTPGRTRRILAGKREATGNATAALLGVVTPFCTCSAIPLFLGFVTAGVPLGVTFSFLVSAPMVNEIALVLLYGLFGWKVAAVYAGTGLAIAMTAGWVIGRLRMERHLEDWVYESLGGAVGATDGESDPELSWRERVHCGMEAVRDIVGKVWPWVLAGIAVGAGIHGYVPENFMARIMGNGAWWSVPLAVLIGIPMYSNAAGIIPVVQALLGKGAALGTVLAFMMAVIGLSLPEAIILRKVLKVRLIAVFMGVVAAGILIVGYLFNALMPT